The following are encoded together in the Kribbella voronezhensis genome:
- a CDS encoding epoxide hydrolase family protein: MEEFRISVPQADLDDLRDRLRRIRWPRALPTTGSAWDRGVPVDYLRSVVDRWLAYDWREWEERLNTFPQYVTRIDEQTIHFLHVRSPEPDAMPLILTHGWPGSVAEFLDILGPLTDPRSYGADPADAFHVVAPSVPGHGFSVPLEQPGWNHERIARAWAVLMSRLGYSRYGAQGGDTGSVVSPLVGGVDPDHVVGVHINGGLAFPKARPGDLDDLGPRDRAKLELAEHIRRTGTGYAEQQSTKPQTVSFALSDSPVGQLAWVLEKFHDWSDPTRALPEDAVALGHLLTDVSIYWFTNTSATSANLYYENRLVAEGTGRSGVPTGVAVFPTDPAIRHILEREHTITHWQEYDRGGHFAALEAPDLLVDDIRTFFRTLR; this comes from the coding sequence GGGATCGCGGCGTACCGGTCGACTACCTGCGGTCGGTGGTCGACCGCTGGCTGGCCTACGACTGGCGCGAGTGGGAGGAGCGCCTGAACACATTCCCGCAGTACGTGACCCGCATCGACGAGCAGACGATCCACTTCCTGCACGTCCGCTCGCCCGAGCCGGACGCGATGCCGTTGATCCTCACGCACGGCTGGCCGGGGTCCGTCGCGGAGTTCCTCGACATCCTCGGCCCGCTCACCGATCCGCGCTCGTACGGCGCCGACCCGGCCGACGCCTTCCACGTGGTCGCACCGTCCGTCCCGGGCCACGGCTTCTCGGTCCCGCTCGAACAACCCGGCTGGAACCATGAGCGGATCGCTCGCGCCTGGGCGGTGCTGATGAGTCGCCTCGGCTACAGCCGGTACGGCGCGCAGGGCGGCGACACCGGGTCGGTGGTGTCACCCCTGGTTGGTGGCGTCGACCCCGACCACGTCGTCGGAGTACACATCAACGGGGGACTCGCTTTCCCGAAGGCGCGACCGGGCGATCTCGACGACCTCGGTCCGCGCGACCGAGCGAAGCTGGAGTTGGCCGAGCACATCCGCCGTACGGGGACCGGATACGCCGAACAGCAGTCGACCAAACCGCAGACCGTCTCCTTTGCCCTGAGTGATTCGCCGGTCGGGCAACTGGCCTGGGTCCTGGAGAAGTTCCACGACTGGAGCGACCCGACCCGAGCCCTCCCCGAAGATGCCGTTGCTCTCGGCCACCTTCTGACCGACGTCTCGATCTACTGGTTCACCAACACCAGCGCGACCAGCGCGAACCTGTACTACGAGAACCGACTGGTTGCCGAGGGCACCGGTCGCTCCGGCGTGCCCACCGGCGTCGCGGTGTTTCCGACGGATCCGGCGATCAGGCACATCCTCGAGCGTGAGCACACGATCACGCACTGGCAGGAGTACGACCGGGGCGGCCACTTCGCCGCCCTGGAGGCGCCCGACCTGCTGGTCGACGACATCCGGACCTTCTTCCGCACCCTCCGTTAG
- a CDS encoding histidinol-phosphatase: protein MGHSHAGHRHDHDHGAGHGNGHGAGHGHGHGHGHDHEHHHPNTELDAATTAALDESIPDSDLSPTEVSRRTLLRSAGVLGGTAALAVSGAGVAAAAPKGDSVLFKHGNKPRVWLAGDHHIHTQLSSDGLYRVIDQARHAAAFGLDWLVITDHGGATHARIGVDLVNPQIKAARTELKDTLIFQGLEWNIPAAEHGTVFVAPGSREVEVLKQFENSYDGSVNNAGANSPANEQLALDGIHWLGQQVDRRRVQDALFLANHPARNGIDSPHEIRNWRDADPRIAIGFEGAPGHQAGGLPKGIGSGGARGLYGNAPNANSFPGYPAESYRTWGGFDWMTATVGGLWDSLLAEGKPWWVSANSDSHQNWNETSRRPDGSDQAQFDRDGRYMDPVYGNTVNALNNDFWPGFYSRTHVGAERRDYLSVMEGMRSGRMWIDHGMLAKGVELEVREVGHRYGEPLGGALVVRRGRPVELVVRITTQTMPNWANFVPLLNRVDVIRGAVKGAVSDRDTFTAPDTKVVRQWDTSGKRGTFELVLPLGKAEEPYYVRVRGTDGNRSQPGYLGAAIDPQGPALDVVGDADPWTDLWFYTNPIWVLPTK, encoded by the coding sequence ATGGGACACTCCCACGCCGGTCACCGCCACGACCACGACCACGGGGCCGGTCACGGCAACGGTCACGGGGCCGGTCACGGCCACGGGCATGGTCATGGGCACGACCACGAGCACCACCACCCGAACACCGAGCTGGACGCGGCGACGACGGCCGCGCTGGACGAGTCGATCCCGGACAGCGACCTCTCACCGACCGAGGTGTCCCGCCGTACGCTGCTCCGCTCGGCCGGCGTCCTCGGTGGAACCGCCGCGCTCGCCGTCAGCGGCGCAGGTGTCGCAGCCGCTGCGCCGAAGGGCGACTCGGTCCTCTTCAAGCACGGCAACAAGCCGCGGGTGTGGCTCGCCGGCGACCACCACATCCACACCCAGCTGAGCTCCGACGGCCTGTACCGCGTGATCGACCAGGCGCGCCACGCCGCCGCGTTCGGTCTCGACTGGCTCGTCATCACCGACCACGGTGGCGCCACCCACGCCCGGATCGGCGTCGACCTGGTCAACCCGCAGATCAAGGCGGCCCGGACCGAACTGAAGGACACGCTGATCTTCCAGGGCCTGGAGTGGAACATCCCGGCCGCCGAACACGGCACGGTCTTCGTCGCACCCGGTTCGCGCGAGGTCGAAGTACTGAAGCAGTTCGAGAACAGCTACGACGGCAGCGTCAACAACGCTGGGGCGAACTCGCCGGCCAACGAGCAGCTCGCGCTCGACGGCATCCACTGGCTCGGGCAGCAGGTGGATCGGCGTCGGGTCCAGGACGCGCTGTTCCTGGCGAACCACCCAGCCCGCAACGGCATCGACAGCCCGCACGAGATCCGGAACTGGCGCGACGCCGATCCGCGCATCGCGATCGGCTTCGAGGGTGCGCCCGGTCACCAGGCCGGCGGCCTGCCGAAGGGCATCGGCTCCGGCGGCGCCCGTGGTCTCTACGGCAACGCGCCGAACGCGAACTCGTTCCCCGGCTACCCGGCGGAGAGCTACCGCACCTGGGGCGGCTTCGACTGGATGACCGCGACCGTCGGTGGGCTGTGGGACAGCTTGCTCGCCGAGGGCAAGCCCTGGTGGGTCAGCGCGAACTCCGACTCGCACCAGAACTGGAACGAGACCTCGCGTCGCCCCGACGGTTCGGACCAGGCGCAGTTCGATCGCGACGGCCGCTACATGGATCCGGTCTACGGCAACACCGTCAACGCGCTCAACAACGACTTCTGGCCGGGCTTCTACAGCCGCACGCATGTCGGCGCCGAGCGACGCGACTACCTGTCGGTGATGGAAGGCATGCGCAGCGGCCGCATGTGGATCGACCACGGCATGCTCGCCAAGGGCGTCGAACTGGAGGTCCGCGAGGTCGGCCACCGGTACGGCGAACCGCTCGGTGGCGCGCTGGTCGTTCGGCGCGGCCGGCCGGTGGAGCTGGTCGTACGGATCACCACCCAGACGATGCCGAACTGGGCCAACTTCGTACCGCTCCTCAACCGGGTGGACGTGATCCGTGGCGCGGTGAAGGGTGCGGTCAGCGACCGGGACACCTTCACAGCGCCCGACACCAAGGTCGTCCGGCAGTGGGACACGTCCGGCAAGCGCGGCACCTTCGAACTCGTCCTGCCGCTGGGTAAGGCGGAGGAGCCGTACTACGTGCGCGTCCGCGGCACCGACGGCAACCGTAGTCAGCCCGGCTACTTGGGCGCGGCGATCGACCCGCAGGGCCCGGCGCTCGACGTAGTCGGCGACGCCGATCCCTGGACCGACCTGTGGTTCTACACGAACCCGATCTGGGTCCTGCCGACCAAGTGA
- a CDS encoding HelD family protein produces MLNPVQDEQVHLTAFYATLDHERALTERRRADEQVAGTRNRQALHQRDGRVRDLNARLSRLNAAEEGLCFGRLDDADGEVLHIGRLSLHDEDYEPLLTDWRAPAARPFYIATAVENHGVVRRRHIQTRLRRVLDVQDEQLDYTRSAAGASQPGRGVVGEQILLGALNARRTGTMESIVRTIQADQDRIIRSDLAGILVVQGGPGTGKTAIALHRAAFLLYTHRAQLEKRGILVVGPNPTFLKFIGQVLPSLGEDGVRLVTLAELYPGLTATRPEPAEVTEVKGRAVMADVIAKAVADRQWVPSEPIEVTVDRTVLRLDPAVVQDARGSARARQTTHNQARPFFLKDVVDHLTDQYADLIGTDPLDGENLLDEYDLAELRKEILAEPAIRRLLDLLWPMLSPQDLLVDLFGDEKRLASAAPQLSELDREHLLRYGDDWSPADVPLLDEAAELLGEDDKDLARRKAERARAIAYAQGSLDVLSGSGSTDYDDDDEAEVLSAKDILDAEALAERYEADDDRTLADRAAADRRWTYGHVIVDEAQELSPMAWRAIGRRCPLRSMTLVGDVAQTGAAGGGTSWRRALAPTFGDRWRLAELTVNYRTPAEVMDLAAHVLTEVDPDAKAPESVRSTGVRPWYEEVGPTDQAQYVGKVAREEVHHGQVGVITSRSRLELVQEAIGEHADITVLTVAGAKGLEFDSVLVVDPEGIMVESPRGLRDLYVALTRCTQRLGVIGPLPPVLRDADGWDVRGQ; encoded by the coding sequence TTGCTGAATCCAGTCCAGGATGAACAGGTTCATCTGACGGCTTTCTACGCGACGCTCGACCACGAGCGCGCGCTGACCGAGCGCCGCCGGGCGGACGAACAGGTCGCCGGCACCCGGAACCGGCAGGCCTTGCACCAGCGCGACGGCCGGGTCCGTGACCTGAACGCCCGGCTCTCCCGGCTGAACGCGGCCGAGGAGGGTCTCTGCTTCGGCCGGCTCGACGACGCCGACGGCGAGGTCCTGCACATCGGCCGGCTCAGCCTGCACGACGAGGACTACGAACCACTGCTCACCGACTGGCGGGCGCCTGCCGCCCGGCCGTTCTATATCGCCACCGCGGTCGAGAATCACGGCGTCGTCCGGCGCCGGCACATCCAGACCCGGTTGCGCCGAGTGCTCGACGTACAGGACGAGCAGCTCGACTACACGCGATCGGCGGCCGGGGCCTCGCAGCCTGGCCGCGGCGTCGTCGGCGAGCAGATCCTGCTGGGCGCGCTGAACGCGCGACGGACCGGCACGATGGAGTCGATCGTGCGGACGATCCAGGCCGACCAGGACCGGATCATCCGCTCCGACCTGGCCGGAATCCTGGTCGTCCAGGGCGGCCCGGGGACCGGCAAAACGGCGATCGCATTGCACCGGGCGGCATTTCTGCTGTACACCCATCGGGCCCAACTGGAAAAGCGCGGAATTCTCGTCGTCGGGCCGAATCCGACGTTCTTGAAGTTCATCGGTCAGGTGCTGCCGTCGCTCGGCGAGGACGGTGTCCGCCTGGTCACGCTCGCAGAGCTGTACCCGGGTCTCACCGCGACCCGCCCCGAGCCCGCCGAGGTCACCGAGGTGAAGGGCCGCGCCGTGATGGCCGACGTGATCGCGAAGGCCGTCGCGGATCGCCAGTGGGTGCCGAGCGAACCCATCGAGGTGACGGTCGACCGGACCGTACTGCGGTTGGACCCCGCCGTCGTCCAGGACGCGCGCGGCAGCGCGAGGGCTCGCCAGACCACCCACAACCAGGCCCGGCCGTTCTTCCTGAAGGACGTCGTCGACCATCTCACCGATCAGTACGCCGACCTGATCGGCACCGATCCGCTCGACGGGGAGAACCTGCTCGACGAGTACGACCTGGCCGAGCTCCGCAAGGAGATCCTCGCCGAGCCCGCGATCCGCAGGCTGCTCGACCTGCTCTGGCCGATGCTCAGCCCCCAGGATCTGCTGGTCGATCTCTTCGGCGACGAGAAGCGCCTCGCGTCGGCGGCACCGCAACTGAGCGAGCTCGACCGCGAACACCTGCTCCGGTACGGCGACGACTGGAGCCCCGCCGATGTGCCGTTGCTCGACGAGGCGGCCGAGCTGCTCGGTGAGGACGACAAGGACCTTGCCCGCCGCAAGGCGGAGCGGGCCCGCGCAATCGCTTATGCACAAGGCTCTTTGGACGTGCTGAGCGGTTCCGGATCGACCGACTACGACGATGACGACGAGGCGGAAGTCCTTTCGGCCAAGGACATTCTCGACGCCGAGGCGCTCGCCGAGCGGTACGAGGCCGACGACGATCGCACCTTGGCCGACCGGGCCGCGGCCGATCGCCGCTGGACGTACGGGCACGTGATCGTGGACGAGGCGCAGGAGTTGTCGCCGATGGCGTGGCGCGCGATCGGACGGCGGTGCCCGCTGCGGTCGATGACGCTGGTCGGCGATGTCGCCCAGACCGGTGCCGCCGGTGGGGGGACGAGTTGGCGGCGGGCGCTCGCGCCGACGTTCGGAGATCGCTGGCGGCTGGCGGAGCTGACGGTCAACTACCGCACCCCGGCCGAGGTGATGGACCTCGCGGCCCACGTGCTGACCGAGGTCGATCCGGACGCGAAAGCGCCCGAGTCGGTGCGGTCGACCGGCGTCCGGCCTTGGTACGAAGAGGTCGGACCGACCGACCAGGCGCAGTACGTCGGGAAGGTGGCGCGCGAGGAGGTGCACCACGGCCAGGTCGGCGTGATCACCTCGCGGTCGCGGCTCGAACTGGTCCAGGAGGCGATCGGCGAACACGCCGACATCACCGTGCTGACCGTGGCCGGTGCCAAGGGCCTCGAGTTCGACTCCGTCCTGGTCGTCGACCCGGAGGGCATCATGGTGGAGTCCCCGCGCGGACTACGCGATCTCTACGTCGCCCTGACTCGCTGCACGCAGCGCCTCGGCGTCATCGGTCCGCTCCCGCCGGTACTACGGGACGCGGACGGCTGGGATGTCCGAGGTCAGTGA
- a CDS encoding NADPH-dependent FMN reductase — MTVHPLVVAVVVRSTEPGRFGTVATAWFARQVERRDDFKLDLIDLATTSPDSLRERIDTADAAVIVCPEYNHSFPGELKTAIDSVRRPWYAKPVAFIVYGGRSGGLRAAEQLRLVFAELHAVPIRETLSFHQVPDCFTAEGEPLEPGTTEAAATLLDHLAWWARALRDARASTPYPG; from the coding sequence GTGACTGTCCATCCGCTCGTCGTGGCCGTGGTGGTGCGTTCGACCGAGCCCGGGCGGTTCGGGACGGTCGCGACCGCGTGGTTCGCGCGGCAGGTGGAGCGCCGCGACGACTTCAAGCTCGATCTGATCGACCTCGCGACCACGTCGCCCGACTCGCTGCGAGAGCGGATCGACACTGCCGACGCGGCCGTGATCGTCTGTCCGGAGTACAACCACTCCTTCCCCGGCGAACTGAAGACCGCGATCGACTCCGTCCGCCGGCCCTGGTACGCGAAGCCGGTCGCGTTCATCGTGTACGGCGGTCGCTCGGGTGGACTCCGTGCCGCTGAGCAACTCCGCCTGGTCTTCGCCGAACTCCACGCGGTACCGATCCGCGAGACGCTCAGCTTCCACCAGGTGCCCGACTGCTTCACCGCCGAAGGTGAACCGCTCGAGCCCGGTACGACGGAGGCGGCCGCCACCTTGCTCGACCACCTCGCCTGGTGGGCCCGAGCGTTGCGGGACGCCCGCGCGAGTACGCCGTACCCGGGTTGA
- a CDS encoding LLM class flavin-dependent oxidoreductase, with protein MSPEPMPLSVLDLSPVPTGTRPSEALHETLELARTAEAAGYQRFWLAEHHNIPSVVSSSPEVMIAAVAAATSTIRVGSGGIMLPNHSPLKVAEWFRVLGGLYPDRIDLGLGRAPGTDQRTALALRRSRETLSADDFPEQYAELRGYAEGFPAGHPFAPISAQPADVPLPPVWILGSSTYGGQAAAALGTGFAYAGHFGTLDPAEVMATYRTLFQPSPQQAEPHAILALAAIVAETEERAQELALANALSMLRLRSGRPGPLPSPEEAAAYPWSDGERAAVEEWTGLVSVGTPDQVAADLHHRARSAGADELIITTSIHNPTERRHSYTLLAEAWGLKPR; from the coding sequence GTGAGCCCTGAACCGATGCCCCTGTCCGTGCTCGACCTGTCGCCGGTGCCGACCGGGACGCGACCGTCGGAGGCGCTGCACGAGACACTGGAACTTGCCCGTACGGCGGAAGCCGCGGGCTATCAGCGCTTCTGGCTCGCCGAGCACCACAACATCCCCAGCGTCGTGAGTTCGAGCCCTGAGGTGATGATCGCGGCCGTCGCGGCCGCCACCTCGACCATTCGCGTCGGCTCGGGCGGCATCATGTTGCCGAACCACTCGCCGCTCAAGGTCGCCGAGTGGTTCCGCGTTCTCGGTGGTCTCTATCCCGACCGGATCGACCTCGGCCTCGGTCGCGCGCCCGGCACCGACCAGCGGACCGCGCTCGCCTTGCGGCGCAGCCGTGAGACGCTCAGCGCCGACGACTTCCCCGAGCAGTACGCCGAGCTTCGCGGGTACGCCGAGGGCTTCCCGGCCGGCCACCCGTTCGCGCCGATCTCCGCGCAACCGGCGGACGTCCCGTTGCCGCCGGTGTGGATCCTCGGTTCCAGCACGTACGGCGGTCAGGCGGCCGCTGCCCTCGGGACCGGCTTCGCCTACGCCGGCCACTTCGGCACGCTGGACCCGGCCGAGGTGATGGCGACCTACCGGACACTCTTCCAGCCGTCGCCCCAGCAGGCCGAGCCGCACGCGATCCTCGCGCTCGCCGCGATCGTGGCCGAGACCGAGGAGCGCGCCCAGGAACTCGCCCTCGCGAACGCCTTGTCGATGCTCCGCCTGCGCTCCGGCCGCCCCGGTCCGCTCCCGTCGCCAGAGGAAGCCGCGGCCTACCCGTGGTCCGACGGCGAACGCGCCGCCGTCGAAGAGTGGACCGGCCTCGTCTCGGTCGGCACCCCCGACCAGGTCGCCGCCGACCTCCACCACCGCGCCCGATCCGCCGGCGCCGACGAACTCATCATCACCACCTCCATCCACAACCCCACCGAACGTCGCCACTCCTACACCCTCCTAGCCGAAGCCTGGGGCCTCAAACCGCGCTGA
- a CDS encoding Lrp/AsnC family transcriptional regulator — translation MPKDRRTPGPAPRPVPAALDEVDQELVRLLTADGRMPNNALAEATGIAPSTCLTRVRALRDRGVIRGFHADVNLGALGLPLQAMVAIRIGAHSRDEIDRFRTKAPRLPGVLALYHVSGANDYLLHVAAASPDALRDFVLDHLTADPAVIHAETSLIFEHLRGTPVENPASP, via the coding sequence ATGCCGAAGGATCGCCGGACGCCCGGACCGGCCCCCCGGCCGGTACCGGCAGCGCTCGACGAGGTCGATCAGGAGCTGGTCCGGCTGCTGACCGCCGACGGGCGGATGCCGAACAACGCGCTGGCCGAGGCGACCGGGATCGCGCCGTCGACCTGCCTGACCCGGGTCCGCGCGCTCCGCGACCGCGGCGTCATCCGCGGCTTCCACGCCGACGTGAATCTCGGCGCACTCGGCCTGCCGCTGCAGGCGATGGTCGCGATCCGGATCGGCGCCCACTCCCGCGACGAGATCGACCGCTTCCGCACGAAGGCGCCGCGCCTACCCGGCGTACTGGCCCTGTACCACGTGAGCGGCGCCAACGACTACCTGCTCCACGTCGCCGCCGCCTCGCCCGACGCTCTTCGCGACTTCGTGCTGGACCACCTCACCGCGGACCCCGCCGTCATCCACGCCGAAACCAGTCTCATCTTCGAACACCTCCGAGGCACCCCTGTGGAAAACCCCGCCAGCCCCTGA
- a CDS encoding trans-sulfuration enzyme family protein: MTRLDTRSVHAGRDDLTALGVHVPPIDLSTTYPLPGVEAGGASYDELALGNGPDGGSLVYQRLWNPTVARLEEALAELEHCDGAVAFGSGMAALTACLLATVAAGKPHVVAVRPLYGGSDHLLSTGLLGTSVSWATPSGVAAAIRPDTGLVLVETPANPTVELVDIAQVVRQAGPEVPVLVDNTFATPVLQQPVDHGATLVLHSATKYLGGHGDVMGGLVAGTTEWVARLRQVRAVTGGLLHPLAAYELHRGLQTLPVRVRAQQSVASKVAGWLCDHPAVDKVFYPGLPECDPLGLVGRQQAGPGAVLAFTTKEAARVAASLRLITHAVSLGGVDTLIQHPAGLTHRLVAAEARPDQDLLRLSVGLEDAEDLISDLAQALERA, translated from the coding sequence ATGACCCGACTGGACACCCGTTCCGTGCACGCCGGCCGCGACGACCTGACCGCGCTGGGCGTGCACGTCCCGCCGATCGACTTGTCCACGACCTACCCGCTCCCGGGCGTGGAGGCCGGCGGAGCGTCGTACGACGAACTGGCGCTCGGCAACGGCCCCGACGGCGGCAGCCTGGTCTACCAGCGGCTGTGGAATCCCACAGTTGCCCGCCTGGAAGAGGCGCTCGCCGAGCTCGAGCACTGCGACGGCGCGGTCGCGTTCGGCAGTGGCATGGCCGCGCTCACGGCCTGCCTGCTCGCGACCGTCGCGGCCGGCAAACCGCACGTGGTCGCCGTCCGCCCGCTGTACGGCGGCTCGGACCACCTGTTGTCCACAGGCCTACTCGGTACGTCGGTCAGCTGGGCGACCCCGAGTGGTGTCGCCGCGGCGATCCGGCCGGACACCGGTCTGGTACTCGTGGAAACTCCGGCCAACCCGACCGTGGAGCTTGTGGATATCGCGCAGGTGGTTCGCCAGGCCGGCCCGGAGGTTCCGGTGCTTGTGGACAACACCTTCGCGACTCCGGTGCTTCAGCAGCCGGTGGACCACGGCGCGACGCTGGTGTTGCACTCGGCAACGAAGTACCTCGGCGGTCATGGCGATGTGATGGGCGGACTCGTCGCCGGGACGACCGAGTGGGTCGCGCGACTCCGGCAGGTGCGTGCAGTGACCGGCGGCCTGCTGCACCCGCTGGCGGCGTACGAACTGCACAGAGGGCTGCAGACCTTGCCGGTGCGCGTCCGGGCGCAGCAGTCGGTGGCGTCCAAGGTTGCCGGTTGGCTGTGCGATCACCCGGCTGTGGACAAGGTGTTCTACCCCGGTCTGCCCGAGTGCGACCCGCTAGGACTCGTCGGGCGGCAGCAGGCCGGGCCGGGCGCAGTACTGGCGTTCACTACGAAGGAAGCGGCGCGGGTGGCGGCGTCGCTGCGGTTGATCACTCATGCGGTGTCGCTGGGCGGCGTGGACACTCTGATCCAGCACCCGGCAGGTTTGACGCATCGGCTCGTAGCGGCCGAGGCCCGGCCGGATCAGGACCTGCTGCGCCTCAGCGTCGGGCTCGAGGACGCAGAAGACCTGATCAGCGATCTGGCCCAGGCACTCGAGCGCGCCTGA
- a CDS encoding ClpP family protease: protein MSETNLPNALDNHIYQRLLWQRILVLGDEIKDENANALCAQLLLLNAEDPKADISLYINSPGGSVSAGLAIYDTMSFISNDVATYAMGLVASMGQVLLTCGAPGKRFSLPHARIMMHQPTGGMGGTATDIKIQAEQAILARQNLAKLISERTGQPLDRIETDFDRDRWFTADQALEYGIVDKVLTAPVPVS, encoded by the coding sequence ATGAGCGAGACGAACCTCCCGAATGCCCTCGACAACCACATCTACCAGCGGCTGCTCTGGCAGCGGATCCTGGTGCTCGGCGACGAGATCAAGGACGAGAACGCGAACGCCCTCTGCGCCCAGCTCCTGCTGCTGAACGCCGAGGACCCGAAGGCGGACATCTCGCTCTACATCAACTCACCGGGCGGCTCGGTCTCGGCCGGGCTGGCGATCTACGACACGATGAGCTTCATCAGCAACGACGTGGCGACGTACGCGATGGGTCTGGTCGCGTCGATGGGGCAGGTACTGCTGACCTGCGGCGCTCCCGGCAAGCGCTTCTCGCTGCCGCACGCCCGGATCATGATGCACCAGCCGACCGGCGGCATGGGCGGTACCGCGACCGACATCAAGATCCAGGCCGAGCAGGCGATCCTGGCCCGGCAGAACCTGGCCAAGCTGATCAGCGAGCGCACCGGCCAGCCGCTGGACCGGATCGAGACCGACTTCGACCGCGACCGCTGGTTCACCGCCGACCAAGCACTCGAGTACGGCATCGTCGACAAGGTCCTGACCGCGCCGGTGCCTGTGAGCTGA
- a CDS encoding helix-turn-helix domain-containing protein — translation MLLRQVIGNVFRRLRRERGITLRELAEQAQVSVPYLSEIERGRKEPSSEILAAICRALDLELADLLHEVQYDLATVARTALPIRLQTAAIQVRESESVRVSSSVSNSYSTTAQAFALVA, via the coding sequence GTGTTGCTACGCCAGGTGATCGGGAACGTCTTCCGCCGGCTGCGGCGCGAGCGGGGGATCACCCTGCGCGAGCTCGCCGAGCAGGCCCAGGTGTCGGTGCCGTACCTCTCCGAGATCGAGCGCGGTCGCAAGGAGCCCTCGTCGGAGATCCTGGCGGCCATCTGCCGGGCGCTCGACCTGGAGCTGGCCGACCTGCTGCACGAGGTCCAGTACGACCTGGCCACGGTCGCGCGTACGGCGCTGCCGATCCGCCTGCAGACCGCGGCGATCCAGGTGCGCGAGTCGGAGTCGGTCCGGGTCTCGTCGTCCGTGTCGAACTCGTACTCCACGACCGCACAGGCGTTCGCGCTGGTCGCCTAG
- a CDS encoding pyridoxal-phosphate dependent enzyme has product MLWYHHPAARDWRCSAAPTEVQAFHHRLADYAPTPLTDVPSLAAELGVGRVLVKDESERFGLGAFKALGAWWAIHCAVEEHDGPLELVTATDGNHGRAVARMAAMLGLPAHVFVPDVISDRAVDAIRAEGATVTVVPESYDAAVAAAADSATGSRVLIQDAAWPGYEVVPQRIVDGYSTLFREIDVEPDLVVVPMGVGSVAQAAVTYYRSGAAAPVVLGVEPERAACVTASLLAGELVSVSTSTTVMAGLNCGTPSSLAWPVLRAGLSAAVTVEEDEALRAERDLGAAGISSGPSGAATLAGLRAALAAGHREDLELTEASTVVLISTEASPGHVAS; this is encoded by the coding sequence GTGCTCTGGTACCACCACCCTGCCGCCCGGGACTGGCGGTGTTCGGCCGCGCCTACCGAAGTACAGGCGTTTCATCACAGGCTGGCTGACTACGCGCCGACGCCGTTGACCGACGTGCCTTCGTTGGCGGCGGAGCTGGGGGTTGGCCGGGTCCTGGTGAAGGACGAGTCCGAGCGATTCGGACTGGGAGCCTTCAAGGCGCTCGGAGCGTGGTGGGCGATTCACTGCGCGGTCGAGGAACACGACGGACCTCTGGAGCTCGTCACTGCCACCGACGGCAATCACGGCCGGGCGGTAGCCAGGATGGCGGCGATGCTCGGCCTGCCGGCGCACGTGTTCGTGCCAGACGTCATCAGCGACCGAGCTGTCGACGCGATCCGCGCAGAGGGCGCGACCGTCACGGTCGTACCTGAGTCGTACGACGCTGCGGTGGCTGCCGCGGCCGACTCTGCAACGGGTAGCCGGGTGCTCATCCAGGACGCGGCCTGGCCGGGGTACGAGGTTGTGCCACAGCGCATCGTCGACGGCTACTCGACTTTGTTCCGGGAGATCGACGTGGAGCCGGATCTCGTCGTGGTGCCGATGGGAGTCGGCTCTGTCGCGCAGGCGGCGGTGACGTACTACCGAAGCGGCGCGGCGGCGCCCGTAGTACTGGGTGTCGAGCCGGAACGCGCTGCGTGTGTCACTGCGAGCCTGCTGGCCGGAGAGCTCGTCTCTGTCAGCACGAGCACGACTGTGATGGCCGGACTCAACTGCGGTACGCCGTCCAGCCTCGCTTGGCCTGTACTACGTGCAGGGCTGAGCGCGGCAGTAACGGTCGAGGAGGACGAAGCGCTGAGGGCCGAGCGAGACCTTGGGGCAGCAGGGATCTCGTCTGGCCCCAGTGGAGCCGCCACCTTGGCCGGTCTTCGTGCCGCGTTGGCTGCGGGTCATCGTGAAGACCTCGAGCTCACTGAAGCCAGCACTGTCGTTTTGATCAGCACCGAAGCCTCACCTGGACACGTCGCGAGCTGA
- a CDS encoding GNAT family N-acetyltransferase, producing MEIRVRFAVDDRELSRLHALAFGSAVEVQPWAARLERHALTWVGAFDNDLLIGFVQVCWDGGAHAFVLDTAVHPEYGRQGIGKRLVWAAAAEARAAGCEWLHVDFEPHLADFYLKACGFSHTDAGLLKLR from the coding sequence GTGGAGATCAGAGTTCGGTTTGCTGTGGACGACCGCGAACTGTCGCGACTGCACGCGCTCGCGTTCGGGTCGGCCGTCGAGGTGCAGCCGTGGGCCGCTCGGCTCGAACGGCACGCCCTCACGTGGGTCGGTGCCTTCGACAACGACTTGCTGATCGGGTTCGTCCAGGTGTGTTGGGACGGCGGCGCCCACGCGTTCGTGCTCGACACCGCTGTGCATCCGGAGTACGGCCGTCAGGGCATCGGCAAGCGGCTGGTGTGGGCCGCGGCCGCGGAGGCGAGAGCTGCGGGATGCGAGTGGTTGCACGTGGACTTCGAGCCGCACCTCGCTGACTTCTACCTGAAGGCCTGCGGCTTCTCGCACACCGACGCGGGGCTGCTCAAGCTGCGTTGA